GTCTTTTCATTTAATGATGAAATTCAAAACATGTTATTCTTGCATGCAGATTTGGCATTCATTCATTCAAAATTTCTAGCTCCCCTACCTCCTAGCATGGAGGAGTTCACATGTTCCTTGCGCTTAGTTTTCCCTCAGGTGATTGATGTCAATCATCTAATGAAGGAGATTAGCCCTCTGAAAAAAGCGACTAACATTCCTATGGCTACATCTTATTTAAAGAATTGGTTCTTTGCACCAGTTGATATGGAAATTCCATTCCCAGGTCAGCGGCTCTCTCCAGTTTCAAATACTTATAGATGTGTGAATTTGTTATATATCTATAGCATCCTAGTTATAGCTAGCTATTGTTCACTTGCCAGTCTCCAAATAATGCTAGGATAGGTGAATTTTGACTTCCTTTTGGTAGATTAGTAGTTAATCTATTTTGATATGAGTTGTGCCCATGTAATGCAGCTTGTGGCGCATGGTGCTCTGCATAATCATGGACCTAATTGATGTCCATCTTATTTGCATCTTTTCAGCTATGGTAAATGAAGGCAAGATTCATGGGCATAATGTCGTGAGGATTTGTCAATTGTTTGCAAAGCTGTGCTATATACTCAAACTCGCTCCCAATTCTATCCAATCCAATGAAAAAAATCTGGCTTCAGCGATCGAAGCATATGTAAACATTTTCAGTCCGTACTTCCCTGGCCCCCAAGAACCAACTGATGAAGATGTCAGAATTTGGACTAACAACACAAGAAAAGTGAGCTGTCAGGATTTGGTTTTCTTGTGGGGATTTAGGTATAGGATGTCAGCTGGCATGCTTAAAAGCCTGCTTCAGCAATCTCATAAGGTTTTCTCTGAAGAATTTGATGTTAGGTTTGTGGATAAGAGTTGTGCCATTGTGGTTTTCTGGGAACCTGGCTTGTCAAATACTCTTCTGGATGTCCTGAAAGGTAGTTCAGAGATAGTTGGACCTTTAAGGGAGATGGTATCAGAAGGTGTAAGAGCTGCAAGCTATGATACTTACAACAGAGTTTGCAGGTTGGGTTTATGGCATGAAAATCTAGCGGATTCTTTGGATAAAGCCTTGGCAGATACTGACCATCCTTCAGATTCTGATTCTGTGACAAGTTCATCAAACACTTACTGGTGCCATGAATGGATGATTAACCTGGATGAACTGTGAGGCCTCATGTACTAATTTTTGACTAAGAAACCAATGTTGCTTTGATTCACCAAGTGGCAGAgactgatttttttattttttttttcagtagAAATGAACAACAATCTGGCACTTCTCTCTGCTTGCTGCATGGAATGCTTTGATGTGTTGGGAACTCCAAGTGTTGAAGTGTAGGCCCTTTGTTATATCCATGTTGTCTTCGTACGGGCCTGCTCCGTATTTGTATTTAAAGCCTTGTCGACAAGAAATATATATGCTTcagaaaaagattaaaaaaaaaaaaaacaagaaatatataaaatccaTGTTTAACCTGCAACTTTCTGTCTTCTCTAAAAAAATTCTGTTGCTTGTGCCTAGTGGTATTACATATTACTTATATTCACTTCAATTTTACAAGATAATGATTGGGTGCTATGGCTAGGTTAATTCTCTGATTATTATAGTTTAGTATAGctgaaatattgaaattaaaattcatttctttaaagaaaataatagaaaaaagggATTCACAAATTATATTTCAGCTTTCAATGTAATTATCTCcaaatgtaaataaattttggttcatgtggaaaataataattctttctGATAATTAtgttctaaaatttataatataattacaatTTGCATTAACACCCAAAAAATGTCTTTATTATCAACTTCTGCAATTATCATTATATTGATTAAGCAGCATCACAGGTATAAAAATAGTCTTCTTTTACCAATGCCATTAACCATTAACTAAACCTAAGAATGAAAATCTAATTTACATGGttcaaaaacaaataaaatctaatttaccATAATACAGATATCGCCAATAGAAAAGGTCTGTGATGTTGAATCTTCACAGACCTGTCAGCAACTTAAGTTGACTGCCATCTTCTCGACTAGTATCCGTACTGTAATGATCTCACTGCAGAAGCTACTTCAATACTGATACACCGGAAAAAAATGGCTTCAATGTCGGTTTATTCTCCGCGTTCCAATCTCCACAACAGAGACGTCGTTTCACTTCCAAGTAGTAGTAGACATTTATGTACTAATATCAAAACTACCTTCTTTGGCTCTAAATTGCCCGCGAAACCTATTTCAATTTCATTGTCTCATTACAATGCCCCGAAACTCCGGCGCGAACCTCTTATCACAGCTTCTACTCATACTTTCGATGTTGTCATTGTTGGTGCTGGAATTATAGGGTTAGCTATTGCCCGGCAGTTCCTAATCGGGTCGAATTTATCCGTTGCTGTAGTCGATAAAGCCGTCCCGTGCTCCGGTGCCACTGGTGCAGGTAAAAATGCAAGTATTCAATTTGaactgatttttatttacaccGTGTTGGAAAGTGTAAATATGCAAGAATGtgattcaattgaatttctataTTCGGTACTTcctgaaagaaatgaaattatgCCAAGTATCtgatttgaattaaatttccTCCAAGTAATTTACTCAAGCATCGCCTTTAGTCCATTCATATTGCTAGAATTGGATTCTTCCAACTGAAAAGAACAAggcattttgaaagaaataaaaccaTATCAACATTAATCATAGTGTGTGGAAAgtcttaaaatataagaagtCAATTATGGATTCTATTTAGTCAATTCTCATGTTTGGAAAGGTCATAGTTGCTAGAACTCAATTATTTCAActagaaagagaaaggaaattctaaaagaaatgaaatcatgCCAAAACTTGATATGATTTGCATGAATTCAACTCAATTGTACTCTTGCAAAAGATTTATTTCCAACAATGTATTCGCTTTCTTGGCATTTTAATATGGTTACAGGGCAAGGCTACATATGGATGGCACACAAGTCACCGGAGAGTGATACATGGGAGCTCACAATGCGAAGCCACAAGTTGTGGAAAATGCTTGCGGATAGTATCCATGATCAAGGTTTGAATCCACTTGAGGTTCTGGGCTGGAAGATGACTGGTATCTAATTTAAATCTTCTTTcactttttctataaaagaagtcttcttcttttcactATTGAAGTTGTTTGATtgaaaaaattagttttatggTCATCCAATTTTCAGGAAGTTTGTTAGTAGGCAGAACACCTGAAGAGTCAGAGGTGTTGAAAAAGAGGGTGCAACAGCTATCTGAAGCTGGATTAAGAGTGGAGTATTTGTCTAGTCATGATTTGCATTTGCAAGAACCTGCAATACAGGTTGGGGAAAGTGGCGGGGCTGCCTTTCTTCCGGATGATTGTCAATTGGATGCTCATCGTACTGTTGCATTTATTGAAAAGGTCTCTTAGTCTTtacttcaaatttattttattttaagtaattGTTTCAAACGTTTAAGTTCTGTTGCATGGTTTATGTTGTATGTAGGCTAATAGATATTTTGCGACAAAAGGGCGATATGCAGAGTTCTACCATGATCCAGTGATAAGTTTATTGAGGTTTGTTTGTTGtcattttgttttgattgCTTGAATCTCAATCATATTTTGTAAGTTGATTTTTATTGGGAGGTGATATGGTTTATGAGATACTACTTTTATCCAGATCTTCTAGCAGTGGGGAGATTGAAGCTGTTCAGACTTCCAAGAATACCTTGTATAGTAAGAAGGCTATTGTAGTTGCAGCTGGTTGTTGGAGTGGGTCTTTGATGCATGACCTATTTAGAGAGTATGATATTGTGTTTAACATCCCTGTTAAGCCTCGAAAGGTTGGGATTATGACGCGAAACCCAACTCTGtcatttttcccttttttccCCTTCCTCTCTTCAGAATATAATTTCAACTAAGGTTCTCagcttctttattttgttttgttttactCCTTTTTGCCCCTTCCTATATgggtttttaaatttttcttgtaCTTTCAGACATGGTCAAGTTGAAAGGGTTGGTTGTGTAATAATTGAGTTATTCTAGGGGAAAAGTCAGTTTTATGACCAATAACCTTTTCCCCTAACCTGACTTGGGTTACTCTCTAATGGATGAACCATGTTTAACATGTTAGTGGTCTTTATACCAGAATTTAGACATTATGAGATATTCTATGTGCATATGCTTCTGTGATCTATGACACtgaatgaaagaaacaaaatgacACCTAAGCATGCTCATTCATGCTCATCTGAAGAAACTGTTTATGGGAGATAAACATtttagtaagaaaataatttggtGGTTGTGTGACAGTGTTAGTGACACAGTGTCATCAAATTTCCTAGGAAGGAATTTGTGGTAATAGAGGGATTATTTGTAGATTTACTTAAGTGGTTCTTTTCTTGCAATGCCTAGTTAATCTAGTTCGAGTTTGTGTAGATAATGTTCAGTTCAGTACATAATATCTGTTTTTGTCCTGATCTTCTGCCAGGGTCACTTGCTTGTGCTTGAGAGCTTTGGCTCTCTTACACTGAATCATGGCGTGATGGAGGCGGGTTATGTTGATCATCAAGGTGCAGGAGTGAATTGCACCAGTGCAGTATCAGGACTGTTTGATCATAAGAAAAACTTGTCTGTCTCAATGACAGCCACCATGGATGTAATGGGAAACCTTGTTCTTGGTAAATTGTTGTTATCCTTGCTTGTAAggttttacttttaattgaTCCTTTCTTGAACTTTGTTGGAGAAAAAATCCCTGatctttttcattaaaatataacagtAAAAACTATATTAATCCTTTGCATTTAATCTGCATGACCAGTCTTGTTCCTAATGCTTTATACATTTAGTCTTAGTTCTTCTTTGTTATAGCAAAGCCCCTTCCCATGTATTTTACTGAAGCCCTGGTACTATTTTCATGTACTTGTGGTTTAAATCTATTTGTTCCAAGTATACTAACAAACATACATATTAGAAGCTGTCCCTGGTATAAATGTGAGAAAGTTTACGCCCTAGATTCTTATGGTTTGGAAATAAAggtttcattgtaattgactTACTTTTTACCTGGACCGTTTACAACTTGTCCCTTTGCtgatctttattatttttcttttgtctcccTCCAATACCTTTTTCTTCATAATGCCTGGTTTTGTAACACATATTGACATATCTGTATGTGCTAGTGTTACCAATGACCACCATCTCCTCTCTGTCTTTTAGGTAGCAGCCGTGAGTTTTCTGGGTTTAGCACTCAAGCAGATGAATCTATTGTTGGTCATATATGGAACCGGGCTGGAGAATTCTTTCCCAAATTAAAAGAGGTGTACCTTGGGGATTTAACTGCAAGCAGAAAACTGAGAATAGGATTACGCCCTTACAGTAAGTGcatataatatgaaatttgTGGAAAATATGACAAATGAATTCTAAATAACTAGAATTAAGAATTTGACACGTATACTTCGAACccttgtaaattaaaaaatcacatTTTGCTGGTTTCAGTGCCAGATGGGAAGCCGGTCATTGGGTCTATTCCTGATTTTCCAAATGTGCTCATTGCAACTGGGCATGAAGGTGGAGGACTTTCACTGGTAATATTTCTGAACTTGTGTTCTCTTTCCCTAGAATTTAGTACTTGGTTTATATGGGTTTGTCCTGTGTATTGAGGTTGTTAATCTGGCTTTATTATTCCAGTTTTTAAGCTAAATGGGACATGATGATTCTTATTATCTCGTCTGAATCCTAAAGATTCAGTTTTGTGTACAAACAAAAGACAGAGATGTAGTCCTACCCAAGCTTGTCAGTATGAGATTCATTATTTTGGTATAATTTCCAGGCTTTGGGTACTGCTGAAATGGTTGCTGATATGGTGTTGGGCAACCCTGGCACTGTCAATTATGCTCCATTTTCTGTTCAGGGGAGATGTTGTTGATACAACGTATCATAAGAGAAACATGAAGGTTGACAAATTGGCAGACTAATTATTGTTCAGGGCTGCTGGTTCTTAGGCTAGGTAACAaggaattatttttgttgcatATATTTTTCTCTGTCTTGACCTGTAGTTTTTCCTATGTATGTTGTTGCTTTgacatctttttttttcacaggcACACATTTAGATTCTTCTTGCTTATTCcttttttcatctttcttaTGTCAACCTTTCTCGGACATCTCTGGAGGATGAACTAAGATGTTTCAGTTTAGATTTtgattcttcttttgctgTCTATTCTTTTACTAGATAAGCAAGAGGTTAGTAGAATGTTCTATCTCTTTAAGACTAAAGATGCATAACCGATATCCTCTGTTTctgtttctgtttttttttttttttttttttttttttttttttgtgtttccATAAAAACTCTAGCAAGTTGTTAGAATACATATGAGTGTGTAGGTGATCAGATTAGATCTTCGAGATCTGATTTTACTCTCTTGTTAATTAGTAGCTTCCTAGTTTAGATTAGTCTTAGCTGTAAGGaaacttttctatttattctaAAGACTAAaaagctattagttagttagtTTTATCTAGGACCAGTCAGCTATCATTTTGTATATAAAGGTTTATCTACTCTTAGAATAATATATTCAGTTGTTGCTGTTGCTGTTTGCAGTTTAATTGTAAtttgtttcttatattatttccAGAGTCACACTCACGTTGGGAAAAGGGGATTACTTAGTTGAAGAATCTAATAATAGATACAATTAGACTACAAAATGAAAAGCTTAAGATGCACATGCAATTCTATCTGAGTTCTGAAGTATGTTGGAGAGTCATTTCATGATGAAGatataattatcatttaaagTTTACAGTACAATGAATATGTTTAAATGGATATACTGTTAGGGATCCCTTTACCAGTGATGCCTCCTTTGGATCCACTATTTGATGTATCTGGGTGAAGAAGGTTGTATGGTATCTTGGCATTGCCCCGTCTATTCCTAAACATTGGATTTGCATTCCTCTCAGAGATTTTATTCTCTATCTCTTTAAGATCTTCATTGAATTTCTCAAATCTTTGCTGAACTTCTTTATTGTCAATCCACTGTAATGGCCGCTGTCCCAAGTACACTTCATCGGAGCTGTGTTGTGAGAGGACCTCCGTCAATACAATGCCAAGGGTTGTTTGAAATCTTTCAGGCAACATATTAAGATAGTATTTATCTGGATCCATTAGGAACTCAGCATATTCTTTTTCCCCTTCTTTTGGGATGAATTTTCGGCATAGCATGGGACGATTAGGAGGGTAGCTAGCATATGCATATTGCCCAAAGTTCAGTGAAGCATGAAATGCTGATGTAATCCATATGAGAGTTGTTAGAGCCTCTATTAGGTTGGAGACAGTTGTCATTTCATACCACCACGTCTCACTCTGCTTGTCAGTGTGGCCCAcgtttttaatttctaaccACCATCCTTGGATTTCTATGTCAGACCTAACAAGATTATCGTCTTTGTAAAAGACGGAGCAGTAGTCTGTGACCCATGTCTTAATGGCATGCCATATATCAAGTCCATCTGCACCATAGGGATAATCCTCGAAGAGGAGCTGAACCCCAGTGGGACTATCTGGGTCTTCTAGTGCCAGTCGTCTGAAGAAAACATTCATGTTAAGGGAATAGTAGAAGTAGATGGTAGTGCAAGAGTTTCATATTTCACCAATTTTATTTCATGAAAATGTTTGTTTCTATTTTGGTCTTGTCAGTATAGTGATTAAACATTATTTTAGTTTGCACTTCTTCTATAATCCATGTCACATTCTTGTGTATTTCCATTGCACATATGATACTTATGCAGGTGATTGTGTACGTGCCATGGATGAAAATATTCCATGAGTACTGCTTTCTATTAGACATAGAATGCCAATCAATAGATGATATGCTTTTATGGGCTTTGTTCTGGATTCAACTTAAAACTTTAGCTCTGTACAATAGAGTAATCAACAAATTAAGTGAATTCTTTTGGTATGACTCCCTGATTCTCTTGTTTAACCTTGTCTCATAGACCATCAATTCCACATTACAGATAATTTTGTATGTGTGAATGATTCAATCAATGGggtcaatttaattttctctccATTGTGTTAATAACAGAAGgaaatagaataaattttatttagaatgaaATACCTTTTGAGAAGATCAGCAGGAAGAGCTTGTTCATCAAATCTCCACTCTTTATAGAGTTCAGCAGACAATTCCATGGATATTTCACCAGTAAATAATGTCTTCTCAAGGATTCCTCCAGAATTAATAAGGATTTTCCTAGCCAATGCATTTACATGCATGGTGTCTTTAAAATGAGGATCTAATAGCCGGTGAATTGGGTGCATAACACTCAATTGCCTTCTAGTTGCAATGATGAATGGCTCAACAACTGCATGAGTGTGCAACCTTCAAAATGCAAACAACACAAGGaagaaaatattgataatCTAACAAATAAGCATGtgctttttttgtttgttcaaTTATTGGTGATAGCATACATGATATTTGGTATAGCTTGGATTCTCAGTTTAATAATTGTTTTATGGCAAGTAAGTAGCTGAAACTCCTGCATCAATACAGTGGGTAAAAGTCCAGAAATAATGGAAAACATTTTAGCACCAATATTAACGGAAGCATTTTAACTCACCAATGGCTGATTAGTTGATGGTATGCTGAGTCGTTGGCTGCAACATGAGCTTTAGCAAGTTGCCAAAGTGCTGCTTCAGTACCTTCACTTGCTGGTCGGAACACCCTGCTGATCTCTTTGTCCTTAAGAGGCCCAGGCAAGCTCAGTTCTATTGCTACTGGTTTTAGGGTGGCATCGTTTCGTAAGAAAAACAGTGTTCTTGATGCATAAGCACAAACACCTTTTGTGTTTATTTTGTCTAAGAAGGGCATGAGATAGTCATGGTGGTCCAAGATGAATATCCTCCATTGATACATTGCCTGTGATGTATGTTTGGAAGTCCAAAATAGAAGCAAGTAGGAATAAAATATCTCATTGTGAAATTTGCATTTGAAATATGGAAtagaaaatcaattattattaggGTGACTTAAGCTGTTGCATCTGTcgtttcttccttttcttcaagtttatttgtttccttattcctattaaatattttttcttatctcAAGTCCAAACAAAGTTAGAAACAAAGAGATCCAAGTTGAAGCATGAATATTGAATTTACACGTTGAAGTCATGAACCTTTTACTGTCAAAATTTCAGATTCTCTCATCGTGTTAGAGATTTCTTATTGAGATAAGTCCAAATCATTAGTAAACCTGAGCCATTGTGGTAATTCATTTCTAGTTTGATAGAAGAAACTTTGGCTCATCCATATATTTAGTGAGTTGGATGTAAATAGTCCACAAAATCCAATAACGAAGTATTCCTAGTAAGTTCCtagttgaattttaatttgctAGTTCAAAATTTATGTGGGATTTACTCTTAAGCAGATTCCacaaattatgaatttaattattcatgcACTTTCAGGCTTACACTTTGAATCAATGGTCATGGTTTGTATTTGTTAGAATATGACAATGATTTACAATGTGATTTTAAGTATAGGAAATTGGTGTCTAATCAGCCACAGTTGTTAGTCTTGATGTCTAGCTCGtattagatatatttaattttccttGTGAAAATTCCTGTGTTGGactcaatttatataaaaatgccAAAGACCTATGAAGCGCCGACCCTCCTAGGGGGTTGCCGTATGGTGTCGGACACTCCAAGGACACCTAGACTTGGGGACATGCCAAAAAACGTGTccttagtttttttatatttcaggTGGGGACACGGAAAATATTAAACTTTGCAAAATTATGGGGCAAATTTGAAAAACGCAAggtaaaaataacttttaatctAGTAAGTCAATttggaaaaatataaaacataaacaCATAAAAAGCATAAAACATAAATCCCCAGCCACACAATCCTAGTCGTTCTTTACTTCTCCTTCGCCTTTGATGGACCAGAATTTGAGTCATTGTTGTTTGTAGATGAAGTGGGAGAAAATGAAGAGTTGGAAAATGTTCTAGACTAGTAGTTTAATTTGAATGTTATTTAAATGAGTTTGCATTACAATAATTATCatcttctatatatatatatatatagattaaattCGTCGTGTCCCCACCATATATGTATCTCACTATTTTAAAAGATGTTGTGTCCCTGTCCCGTACCCGTGTCCGTGTCCATATCCGTATCCCTGTCCATGCTTCATAGCCAAAGACTAGTTTTCCTAACCAATTTGAAATCTGAAATGCTGATGCTATAGCGAATACAaagtttctaatatttgttGTGTGTATCTTTGTATGCATGATTTGTTATCCATTGGATGTAGATTGACATACTAACCCTAAGATATTATCCTTAAAGAGTTGCAGTTGAGATGTGAATATTTTTCATCTACCTTTAATAGAAATGATTATATACcaaaaattattgattaataggCTCAACTAGTGCTTGGCTGATAAATAACTCACTTCTTGGTCTTCGACCCCCTCAGTCACTACGAACGCCCCCGATCAGTGCAATGGGATGCCTCTTTTTATCTATCTCTTAACTCGAAATAGGAGCAATCCCAATTGTTTCgaacttattttttttggaaTGGAATATTTACAGAATCCCCTAAATAGGATGATCAAACCTTATTTCATGGCATTTACCTCTTTCTTATTCTTAAGCAAGTCCCCGAGGGCTTAATTGATCCATGATTTATGTTTCATCTTTCGcttccttttcctttatttcGAGAAATATAGCGATCAATTCTGATTCTTTTacaatttgtaaataaaattcaaaagccCTCTGTAGTGTCTACATAGTCACATAAAATTCTATGTTATGAAACACGgttgtccttttcttttaataagattttccaGTCAACTTATCAGTATTTgtgcaataaaataatattgcaAGTGCATTTTCCCTGCTTGGtcatagttatttttttttaacccCTCTGCTAtcaaatgg
The sequence above is drawn from the Ricinus communis isolate WT05 ecotype wild-type chromosome 7, ASM1957865v1, whole genome shotgun sequence genome and encodes:
- the LOC8259704 gene encoding glycine oxidase isoform X1 codes for the protein MASMSVYSPRSNLHNRDVVSLPSSSRHLCTNIKTTFFGSKLPAKPISISLSHYNAPKLRREPLITASTHTFDVVIVGAGIIGLAIARQFLIGSNLSVAVVDKAVPCSGATGAGQGYIWMAHKSPESDTWELTMRSHKLWKMLADSIHDQGLNPLEVLGWKMTGSLLVGRTPEESEVLKKRVQQLSEAGLRVEYLSSHDLHLQEPAIQVGESGGAAFLPDDCQLDAHRTVAFIEKANRYFATKGRYAEFYHDPVISLLRSSSSGEIEAVQTSKNTLYSKKAIVVAAGCWSGSLMHDLFREYDIVFNIPVKPRKGHLLVLESFGSLTLNHGVMEAGYVDHQGAGVNCTSAVSGLFDHKKNLSVSMTATMDVMGNLVLGSSREFSGFSTQADESIVGHIWNRAGEFFPKLKEVYLGDLTASRKLRIGLRPYMPDGKPVIGSIPDFPNVLIATGHEGGGLSLALGTAEMVADMVLGNPGTVNYAPFSVQGRCC
- the LOC8259704 gene encoding glycine oxidase isoform X2; translation: MASMSVYSPRSNLHNRDVVSLPSSSRHLCTNIKTTFFGSKLPAKPISISLSHYNAPKLRREPLITASTHTFDVVIVGAGIIGLAIARQFLIGSNLSVAVVDKAVPCSGATGAGQGYIWMAHKSPESDTWELTMRSHKLWKMLADSIHDQGLNPLEVLGWKMTGSLLVGRTPEESEVLKKRVQQLSEAGLRVEYLSSHDLHLQEPAIQVGESGGAAFLPDDCQLDAHRTVAFIEKANRYFATKGRYAEFYHDPVISLLRSSSSGEIEAVQTSKNTLYSKKAIVVAAGCWSGSLMHDLFREYDIVFNIPVKPRKGHLLVLESFGSLTLNHGVMEAGYVDHQGAGVNCTSAVSGLFDHKKNLSVSMTATMDVMGNLVLGSSREFSGFSTQADESIVGHIWNRAGEFFPKLKEVYLGDLTASRKLRIGLRPYMPDGKPVIGSIPDFPNVLIATGHEGGGLSLLQENYPTDKILSRAGGAV
- the LOC8259705 gene encoding linoleate 9S-lipoxygenase 6, with translation MESHKPRSGIQACMGTIHSKPTHSIRKYVIRGKFVVLQSRGKSGPGKSASIQIYSSTVLDPSTGRGKLSKKAYLKYGKSKKHSGTKTITYQIKLRMDPEFGIPGAFVIVNQHKHEFFLETATLEFLDNQIIHFDCRSWVYPIQKTKSERLFFSNTSYLPNQTPSPLEELRKSELISLRGDGTGERNEWDRIYDYDYYNDLGRPDKGPKHTRPILGGSEKHPYPRRGRTGHSPSSTDVQLHLSDLWEDPSRGCPPEAFNFDVYVPPDERLSPKKLAEFISNSVQASAHFLIPEAKSLFKQDSNTFKSFDEIRDIFTSKRNQVIRGKVTEKLKKLVPAGIFEEIIHASKEDSKNFPLPQIIAENQLAWRDDEEFGHQMLAGINPTRIRCLQRFPPEGKHGQSTIKVSDIEPNLDGLNIFQAMYQWRIFILDHHDYLMPFLDKINTKGVCAYASRTLFFLRNDATLKPVAIELSLPGPLKDKEISRVFRPASEGTEAALWQLAKAHVAANDSAYHQLISHWLHTHAVVEPFIIATRRQLSVMHPIHRLLDPHFKDTMHVNALARKILINSGGILEKTLFTGEISMELSAELYKEWRFDEQALPADLLKRRLALEDPDSPTGVQLLFEDYPYGADGLDIWHAIKTWVTDYCSVFYKDDNLVRSDIEIQGWWLEIKNVGHTDKQSETWWYEMTTVSNLIEALTTLIWITSAFHASLNFGQYAYASYPPNRPMLCRKFIPKEGEKEYAEFLMDPDKYYLNMLPERFQTTLGIVLTEVLSQHSSDEVYLGQRPLQWIDNKEVQQRFEKFNEDLKEIENKISERNANPMFRNRRGNAKIPYNLLHPDTSNSGSKGGITGKGIPNSISI